The proteins below are encoded in one region of Gopherus flavomarginatus isolate rGopFla2 chromosome 12, rGopFla2.mat.asm, whole genome shotgun sequence:
- the LOC127033295 gene encoding zinc finger protein RFP-like isoform X12: protein MAAENPLESLQEEATCPVCLEYFTEPVTLECGHNFCRVCIAQCWEGSDTAASCPQCRETVQQRNLRPNRQLANILELVKRLSLQATRGAGGDGVCERHQEALKLFCEEDQTPICVVCDRSRAHRAHRVVPIEEAAQEYKERIQAHLKTLREEREKLLGLKATGEGNCREYLKQTQTERQKIVSEFQQLQQFLEKQERLLLAQLEKLDEEIVRIQNENVSKLSKQISHLSELISEMEGKCQKPASEFLQDVRTTLSRCEKGKFQQPEEISPELEERVSGFSQKRIVLLETLGKFKVNVTLDSDTAHRQLFLSEDRKSVRWEYTRQRLPNNPERFDTELCVLGCEGFTSGRHCWEVEVGAGQYWAVGVARESVRRKGGISRSPDRGIWAVGWCWGGQFQSLTSPVTPLPLRRVPSRIRVCLDCDRGQVTFIDAGDEAPIFTFPPGSVPGGRIRPWFWVGPGHPAQPVSLRHTAERGTGIQSL, encoded by the exons ATGGCTGCAGAGAACCCCCTGGAAAGTCTCCAGGAGGAAGCGACATGTCCCGTCTGTCTGGAGTATTTCACAGAACCTGTCACTCTGGAGTGTGGGCACAATTTCTGCCGAGTCTGCATCgcccagtgctgggagggatcCGATACAGCCGCCTCCTGCCCTCAGTGCAGAGAAACTGTGCAACAGAGAAATCTCAGGCCCAACAGGCAGCTGGCAAATATCCTAGAACTCGTCAAGCGGTTGAGTTTACAGGcaacaaggggagcaggaggggacgGGGTGTGTGAGAGACACCAGGAGGCTCTGAAACTGTTCTGTGAAGAGGATCAAACCCCCATCTGTGTGGTGTGCGACAGATCCCGGGCTCACCGCGCTCACAGGGTGGTTCCCATAGAGGAGGCTGCCCAGGAGTACAAG GAAAGAATCCAGGCCCATTTGAAAActctgagggaagagagagaaaagctgcTGGGATTGAAAGCCACTGGAGAGGGGAATTGCCGAGAATATCTG aaacaaacacaaaccGAGAGGCAGAAGATTGTGTCTGAATTTCAGCAACTGCAGCAGTTCCTGGAGAAACAAGAGCGActcctgctggcccagctggagaaGCTGGACGAGGAGATTGTGAGGATCCAGAATGAAAATGTCAGTAAACTTTCCAAGCAGATTTCCCATCTGAGTGAGCTGATCAGTGAGATGGAGGGGAAGTGTCAGAAGCCAGCGAGTGAATTCCTGCAG gATGTCAGAACCACCTTGAGCAG GTGTGAGAAGGGGAAGTTCCAGCAGCCAGAGGAGATTTCTCCTGAACTGGAAGAGCGAGTCAGTGGTTTCTCCCAGAAAAGGATTGTGCTATTGGAGACTCTGGGGAAGTTCAAAG TGAATGTGACTCTGGATTCAGACACGGCTCATCGCCAACTCTTCCTGTCTGAGGATCGGAAAAGTGTGAGATGGGAATACACACGGCAGCGACTGCCCAACAACCCTGAGAGATTTGACACTGAGCTCTGTGTGCTGGGCTGTGAAGGATTCACCTCGGGGAGACAttgctgggaggtggag gtgggggccgggcaatactgggctgtgggggtggccagagagtctgtgaggaggaagggagggatcaGCCGTAGCCCTGacagggggatctgggctgtggggtggtgctgggggggtcaGTTCCAGTCTCTCACATCCCCTGTGACCCCCCTGCCCCTGAGACGGGTCCCCAGCAGGATCCGGGTTTGTCTGGACTGTGACCGGGGGCAGGTGACATTTATCGATGCTGGTGACGAGGCCCCGATCTTCACTTTCCCGCCGGGCTCCGTCCCTGGGGGGAGAATCCGACCCTGGTTCTGGGTGGGGCCGGGACACCCGGCTCAGCCTGTGTCCCTGAGACACACAGCAGAGAGGGGAACAGGAATTCAGTCTCTCTAG
- the LOC127033295 gene encoding zinc finger protein RFP-like isoform X2, producing the protein MAAENPLESLQEEATCPVCLEYFTEPVTLECGHNFCRVCIAQCWEGSDTAASCPQCRETVQQRNLRPNRQLANILELVKRLSLQATRGAGGDGVCERHQEALKLFCEEDQTPICVVCDRSRAHRAHRVVPIEEAAQEYKERIQAHLKTLREEREKLLGLKATGEGNCREYLKQTQTERQKIVSEFQQLQQFLEKQERLLLAQLEKLDEEIVRIQNENVSKLSKQISHLSELISEMEGKCQKPASEFLQDVRTTLSRCEKGKFQQPEEISPELEERVSGFSQKRIVLLETLGKFKDTLPSELERKRGESFGAYRQVNVTLDPDTAHRELILSGDQKSVRWQHTWLRLLSNPERFDTELCVLGCEGFTSGRHCWEVEVGAGQYWAVGVARESVRRKGGISRSPDRGIWAVGWCWGGQFQSLTSPVTPLPLRRVPSRIRVCLDCDRGQVTFIDAGDEAPIFTFPPGSVPGGRIRPWFWVGPGHPAQPVSLRHTAERGTGIQSL; encoded by the exons ATGGCTGCAGAGAACCCCCTGGAAAGTCTCCAGGAGGAAGCGACATGTCCCGTCTGTCTGGAGTATTTCACAGAACCTGTCACTCTGGAGTGTGGGCACAATTTCTGCCGAGTCTGCATCgcccagtgctgggagggatcCGATACAGCCGCCTCCTGCCCTCAGTGCAGAGAAACTGTGCAACAGAGAAATCTCAGGCCCAACAGGCAGCTGGCAAATATCCTAGAACTCGTCAAGCGGTTGAGTTTACAGGcaacaaggggagcaggaggggacgGGGTGTGTGAGAGACACCAGGAGGCTCTGAAACTGTTCTGTGAAGAGGATCAAACCCCCATCTGTGTGGTGTGCGACAGATCCCGGGCTCACCGCGCTCACAGGGTGGTTCCCATAGAGGAGGCTGCCCAGGAGTACAAG GAAAGAATCCAGGCCCATTTGAAAActctgagggaagagagagaaaagctgcTGGGATTGAAAGCCACTGGAGAGGGGAATTGCCGAGAATATCTG aaacaaacacaaaccGAGAGGCAGAAGATTGTGTCTGAATTTCAGCAACTGCAGCAGTTCCTGGAGAAACAAGAGCGActcctgctggcccagctggagaaGCTGGACGAGGAGATTGTGAGGATCCAGAATGAAAATGTCAGTAAACTTTCCAAGCAGATTTCCCATCTGAGTGAGCTGATCAGTGAGATGGAGGGGAAGTGTCAGAAGCCAGCGAGTGAATTCCTGCAG gATGTCAGAACCACCTTGAGCAG GTGTGAGAAGGGGAAGTTCCAGCAGCCAGAGGAGATTTCTCCTGAACTGGAAGAGCGAGTCAGTGGTTTCTCCCAGAAAAGGATTGTGCTATTGGAGACTCTGGGGAAGTTCAAAG ACACTCTGCCGTCTGAACTGGAGAGAAAAAGGGGAGAATCATTTGGAGCATACAGACAGG TGAATGTGACTCTGGATCCAGACACAGCTCATCGCGAACTCATCCTGTCGGGCGATCAAAAAAGTGTGAGATGGCAACACACATGGCTGCGACTACTCAGCAACCCTGAGAGATTTGACACTGAGCTctgtgtgctgggctgtgagggattCACCTCGGGGAGACAttgctgggaggtggaggtgggggccgggcaatactgggctgtgggggtggccagagagtctgtgaggaggaagggagggatcaGCCGTAGCCCTGacagggggatctgggctgtggggtggtgctgggggggtcaGTTCCAGTCTCTCACATCCCCTGTGACCCCCCTGCCCCTGAGACGGGTCCCCAGCAGGATCCGGGTTTGTCTGGACTGTGACCGGGGGCAGGTGACATTTATCGATGCTGGTGACGAGGCCCCGATCTTCACTTTCCCGCCGGGCTCCGTCCCTGGGGGGAGAATCCGACCCTGGTTCTGGGTGGGGCCGGGACACCCGGCTCAGCCTGTGTCCCTGAGACACACAGCAGAGAGGGGAACAGGAATTCAGTCTCTCTAG
- the LOC127033295 gene encoding zinc finger protein RFP-like isoform X8, with the protein MAAENPLESLQEEATCPVCLEYFTEPVTLECGHNFCRVCIAQCWEGSDTAASCPQCRETVQQRNLRPNRQLANILELVKRLSLQATRGAGGDGVCERHQEALKLFCEEDQTPICVVCDRSRAHRAHRVVPIEEAAQEYKERIQAHLKTLREEREKLLGLKATGEGNCREYLKQTQTERQKIVSEFQQLQQFLEKQERLLLAQLEKLDEEIVRIQNENVSKLSKQISHLSELISEMEGKCQKPASEFLQDVRTTLSRCEKGKFQQPEEISPELEERVSGFSQKRIVLLETLGKFKDTLTSELERKRGESFGAYRQVNVTLDSDTAHRQLFLSEDRKSVRWEYTRQRLPNNPERFDTELCVLGCEGFTSGRHCWEVEVEARQYWAVGVARESVGRKGEISRSPDRGIWAVERLDQFRALSSPVTPLPLSRFPSRIRVCLDCDRGQVTFIGAGDEAPIFTFPPGSVPGGRIRPWFWVWDTPLRLCP; encoded by the exons ATGGCTGCAGAGAACCCCCTGGAAAGTCTCCAGGAGGAAGCGACATGTCCCGTCTGTCTGGAGTATTTCACAGAACCTGTCACTCTGGAGTGTGGGCACAATTTCTGCCGAGTCTGCATCgcccagtgctgggagggatcCGATACAGCCGCCTCCTGCCCTCAGTGCAGAGAAACTGTGCAACAGAGAAATCTCAGGCCCAACAGGCAGCTGGCAAATATCCTAGAACTCGTCAAGCGGTTGAGTTTACAGGcaacaaggggagcaggaggggacgGGGTGTGTGAGAGACACCAGGAGGCTCTGAAACTGTTCTGTGAAGAGGATCAAACCCCCATCTGTGTGGTGTGCGACAGATCCCGGGCTCACCGCGCTCACAGGGTGGTTCCCATAGAGGAGGCTGCCCAGGAGTACAAG GAAAGAATCCAGGCCCATTTGAAAActctgagggaagagagagaaaagctgcTGGGATTGAAAGCCACTGGAGAGGGGAATTGCCGAGAATATCTG aaacaaacacaaaccGAGAGGCAGAAGATTGTGTCTGAATTTCAGCAACTGCAGCAGTTCCTGGAGAAACAAGAGCGActcctgctggcccagctggagaaGCTGGACGAGGAGATTGTGAGGATCCAGAATGAAAATGTCAGTAAACTTTCCAAGCAGATTTCCCATCTGAGTGAGCTGATCAGTGAGATGGAGGGGAAGTGTCAGAAGCCAGCGAGTGAATTCCTGCAG gATGTCAGAACCACCTTGAGCAG GTGTGAGAAGGGGAAGTTCCAGCAGCCAGAGGAGATTTCTCCTGAACTGGAAGAGCGAGTCAGTGGTTTCTCCCAGAAAAGGATTGTGCTATTGGAGACTCTGGGGAAGTTCAAAG ACACTCTGACGTCTGAATTGGAGAGAAAAAGGGGAGAATCATTTGGAGCATACAGACAGG TGAATGTGACTCTGGATTCAGACACGGCTCATCGCCAACTCTTCCTGTCTGAGGATCGGAAAAGTGTGAGATGGGAATACACACGGCAGCGACTGCCCAACAACCCTGAGAGATTTGACACTGAGCTCTGTGTGCTGGGCTGTGAAGGATTCACCTCGGGGAGACAttgctgggaggtggaggtggaggccAGGCAAtactgggctgtgggggtggcaagagagtctgtggggaggaagggagagatcaGCCGTAGCCCTGacagggggatctgggctgtggaGCGGCTGGATCAGTTCCgggctctcagctcccctgtgacccccctgcccctgagccGGTTCCCCAGCAGGATCCGGGTTTGTCTGGACTGTGACCGGGGGCAGGTGACATTTATCGGTGCTGGTGACGAGGCCCCGATCTTCACTTTCCCGCCGGGCTCCGTCCCTGGGGGGAGAATCCGACCCTGGTTCTGGGTGTGGGACACCCCCCTCCGACTGTGTCCCTGA